aacttaaaatataaattatttatactttcaaaacaattaaatactataaataatcaatatatctaaatgttattattttgaattaagaatgttaaatactattttgtaaaatcggattaatattttttccctttttgtacTTTTGTAATGTATTATTGGTTAATTTCAGTTATATTCAGTTACTTTTggatatattagttttgtttggttaatgttaatataatttatgttagttatgattACCTCTTCAACTAACCGatcaaaaaccaaaccgaaccgaaatttctaaaatatacaaatagttattatattactatatccaaactaaccgaaatcAAACACACCCGAACGGAAACTGAACGGTTAACCTAATGCCGCAGGCCTAATTGTTTTAACTAAAGAAAGCAaatcttgaaaaaaacaaagcttcgTCCGCGGCTTTTTACTTTTGGTGAtcgatcatttttttttttttccttttccagtCTGACCTCCCAaatcccttctctctctcgaATTCGCGACTCTCACGTAAGCTCTCTTATTGTCTTCAtcgtctatctctctctctctcgcgctCGATTTCTCTATGTGAATATATATCAGATGAAAACACCCTCCccaattttaatttcaatttcgtTTCGTGTGATTTCCCGATTCGGATTTCCTTTTGTAGAATCGAATCCTTGGATCTGTTCGTCGTTAGCCTTAGCAACCAAATAAGTAGTTTACATGTGGATTGTTTTATGTTNttttttttttttttttttttttttttttttttttttttttttttttttttttttttttttttttttttttttttttttctcttctggaTTTATGTATAGAAGAATATGTGACCATCATCTGTTTTTTGGTGTTGCAGATGATTTAGGAAGAAAAAGGGATGATTGGATCGTgacttttttttggaatttttgggGATAAATTGTGACTGGGTttggtgttttttgtttgttaaaaaaataaataatatgtggGTGCCTACTTTGAGCGCAAGCTCATGTTCAAGTGAGGAGAGGGAAGAGAGCAGTGGAGAACCTGGTCTTACCCCTGTTTATCTCAATGTCTATGATCTTACTCCTGTCAACAATTACCTTTATTGGTTTGGTATCGGCATTTTCCATTCTGGAATCGAAGGTATgccttcttattctctcttcaCTTTGTTTACTTAGTATATGCTTTTGAAGAGGAATATTAGAAAATAGCTGTCTTAATGTTCTAGACAAGTTATGCTTTTATGATCCGGCGTTAATGCTAGGCACTTATTAGAAAGGGATTGTTTGTAAGACCAAGAAAAGTGTTAAGCTATGAGGATTATTTGATGGAAACCTTTTCTAACCCTTTATAACTCAAGATTTTTACATGTTATGTTGTTGTATATGATTCAGTGCCCTTTTTTTCACACAGTTGTTTTAACTTCATTGTAGCTCATGATTTGGAGTACTGCTATGGAGCTCACGAGTATCCAACGAGCGGGGTATATGAGGTAGAACCTAAGAATTGTCCAGGGTTCATCTTTAGACGGTCTGTTTTACTGGGAACTACCAGCATGTCCCGTTCAGATTTCCGCTCTTACATGGAGAAGCTTTCAAGAAAATACCATGGTGACACTTACCATTTGATTGCCAAGAACTGTAACCATTTCACTGAAGAGGTATGCTCGCAGCTTACAGGAAAGCCTATTCCAGGATGGATTAATCGGCTTGCCCGAGTAGGTAAAAAGATTTAGAACCTTTTTCCTGTGTTATGTTGCAAAAAACTTGTGTGctaaataatatttacttttggTTTGTTGAGGTTTCAGGTTCGTTCTGTAATTGTCTTTTGCCAGAAAGCATTCAGCTTACAGCTGTTAGTGCTCCTTCAGAACGCCTTGAGTTCTCCGGTATGCTCCTAATTAAGATAGTGTTTGtagcaaaaataaaatccaactCCTCTGTGATCAAACCAAATTATGAATGGCTTTGTATTTTTCCTTGTGTAGATGAGGATGAATCAAACTCTGAGGCATCTTCTGTGTCAGATGAAGAAGGATCAGAGCACCATCTTATAAATGCAGCAGACAGAGAGATTGTGTATCTACAAAACAAACCAGTGCGACTTACCAGAGAGGAGATCCCCTGagaacccaactagccacgacTTCCTCCTGAGGCAACCCAAACCAATCATCAGAGCCACGACTTCCTCATGGGTGAACACACTCTACCCATGGAAACTGAAAAGGGAGTAAGTGATATCTCGTTTTGTCACCTTAAAGCTGCGTTTGTCCTGTCAGGAACTCGATTTGGtattcttctcatcatcattaTAGGAATGTAAAAACGGATTCCGGATTTATGTAAAGGTGAACTTTTCAGATATGTTTTACGGAGATTCTTTAGCTTTGGCTATCAGTATCACAATTTCTCATTCTTTACCAAGTTGCTAAAACCTGAGCTTATTAGTACAAtatgaaaaatccaaaagagCTCAAATACACTAATAaggaatttttttatatatatactactgcTTGCTATTAATCATTTAATCcacttttatataatatgatgatTACTAGctttaacaaaactaagaatTTATGGTGATGAATCTAGGTTGctatgtttaaaattaaacacACGTCCCTATATATTAACTATcgtattcatttttattttaaaaacattggttgTTTGGATTAATAGAGAAATAATCACACTGAATgttttaaaatgaaaacaatttgAGGTGTGTGACAGTAAGAGAATAGTcaaatattttgacaaaaaaaagagaaacaaatctaccagtaaagtaatatatatatgtggttttagataaatatatttcCAAGTGAAGAAGACACAACTCAGCAACTCTTGTCTTAAAGACACGGAGTCCCATTTAATTTTGGATTCCATATAAGGGGAGAAAAGAAAACGTTTTGACTCACGTaacatatatagatagagactagagagagagaaagaaagaccaaaagaaaaagaaaaagaaaaaaaacggaaTATTCCGGcgaagattgagagagagactCTCAATTATACATGGAGAGATGTTTCCGGCGGTCTGTTCTCCTTCACACGGTGATCGCCGCCGTATTATTCTCTTTTGTTCCGGTTTCAACCTCTATTCCCTTCATACTCTTTCATGGTAATTAACGATTTCTCCTCATCTGTTTTATTCATTCGATAGTTTCATAAAACACAATTAAAgttaaaagttaatatataattttaattttaaacaaaaaaaaaacaggaattGGAGATAAATGTTCTGGTGGAGTAAGTAGCTTCACGCAACTTCTAAGCAACCTCTCTGGCTCTCCTGGTTCTTGCTTGTAAACCCAACTACTAAACACTAGTACGTAACTTGTTTGgttatgtgtttctttttttaaaaaaaatcttgtaaatcaAATTTGTAGAGAAATAGGAAACGGAGAAAATGACTCATGGTTCATGCCATTGACTAAGCAAACTAGCTTAGCGTGTGAGAAAGTGAAACAGATGAAAGAGTTGAGTCAAGGCTACAACATTGTTGCAGAGTCACAAGGCAATTTAGTTGCTAGAGGACTTATCGAGTTTTGCGACAATGCTCCTCCTGTCATCAACTATGTTTCCTTAGGAGGTCCTCATGCTGGCATTGCTGCAATCCCCAAGTGTGCTGTATagcttttccatttttctttttttttttactatgtcTTTTTACCTTAGTGAGTAAATTAATCAACACAACGGTGGcttaattatatttgt
The sequence above is a segment of the Camelina sativa cultivar DH55 chromosome 10, Cs, whole genome shotgun sequence genome. Coding sequences within it:
- the LOC104718591 gene encoding deSI-like protein At4g17486 isoform X1, producing MWVPTLSASSCSSEEREESSGEPGLTPVYLNVYDLTPVNNYLYWFGIGIFHSGIEAHDLEYCYGAHEYPTSGVYEVEPKNCPGFIFRRSVLLGTTSMSRSDFRSYMEKLSRKYHGDTYHLIAKNCNHFTEEVCSQLTGKPIPGWINRLARVSGSFCNCLLPESIQLTAVSAPSERLEFSDEDESNSEASSVSDEEGSEHHLINAADREIVYLQNKPVRLTREEIP
- the LOC104718591 gene encoding deSI-like protein At4g17486 isoform X2; protein product: MWVPTLSASSCSSEEREESSGEPGLTPVYLNVYDLTPVNNYLYWFGIGIFHSGIEAHDLEYCYGAHEYPTSGVYEVEPKNCPGFIFRRSVLLGTTSMSRSDFRSYMEKLSRKYHGDTYHLIAKNCNHFTEEVCSQLTGKPIPGWINRLARVGSFCNCLLPESIQLTAVSAPSERLEFSDEDESNSEASSVSDEEGSEHHLINAADREIVYLQNKPVRLTREEIP
- the LOC104718591 gene encoding deSI-like protein At4g17486 isoform X3, translating into MWVPTLSASSCSSEEREESSGEPGLTPVYLNVYDLTPVNNYLYWFGIGIFHSGIEAHDLEYCYGAHEYPTSGVYEVEPKNCPGFIFRRSVLLGTTSMSRSDFRSYMEKLSRKYHGDTYHLIAKNCNHFTEEVCSQLTGKPIPGWINRLARVRSVIVFCQKAFSLQLLVLLQNALSSPMRMNQTLRHLLCQMKKDQSTIL